The Streptomyces achromogenes DNA segment GGGCGTACGGCCAGGAGGTCTCCAGCACGATCACCGAGGTGATCGCCTACGACCGCCGGGCGGGTGAGACGGTCACGCTCGCCGCCGAGGAGTGCGCCTTCTCCTACCGCCACAGCCGCTTCAAGGCCGACCCGGACCGGTACGTCGTCCTGCGGGTCCGCTTCGAGCTGGAGGACGCGGACGGGCTGTCGGCGCCGCTGAAGTACGCCGAGACGGCACGCGCGCTGGGCGTCGGGCCGGGCGACCGGGTGCCGCTCGCCGACGCCCGCGAGACCGTGCTGACGCTGCGCGCAGGGAAGGGCATGGTGCTGGACGCCGAGGACCACGACACCTGGTCGGCCGGTTCGTTCTTCACCAACCCGATCCTCACCGACGCCGACTTCGCCGCGTTCCACGCGCGCGTGAAGGAGCGGCTGGGCGAGGGCGCCGAGCCGCCCGCCTATCCGGCCGGCCAGGGGCACACCAAGACCTCGGCCGCCTGGCTGATCGACAAGGCGGGCTTCACCAAGGGGTACGGCAGCGGCCCCGCCCGCATCTCGACCAAGCACACGCTCGCCCTCACCAACCGGGGCGAGGCGACCACGGAAGACCTGCTGGCGCTGGCCCGCGAGGTCGTCGCCGGCGTGCGCGACGCCTTCGGGGTCACCCTGGTCAACGAGCCGGTGATGGTGGGCGTCGGGCTGTAGGCCCCGACCGGCTCCCGGGGCCCGGGGAGCGCGGCTCACCAGCCGGGGCTCGGCGGGGCGCTCAGGACGCCAGCCAGTCGTCCACGCCCGAGAGCAGCTTCCGGCGTACGTCCTCGGGCGCCGCCGAGCCCCGCACCGACTGCCGGGCCAGTTCCGCCAACTCCTCGTCCGTGAAGGCGTGGTGGCGGCGGGCGATCTCGTACTGGGCCGCCAGGCGCGAGCCGAAGAGCAGCGGGTCGTCGGCGCCCAGCGCCATGGGGACGCCCGCGTCGAACAGGGTGCGCAGTGGGACGTCCTCGGGCTTCTCGTACACGCCCAGGGCGACGTTCGAGGCCGGGCAGACCTCGCAGGTCACCCCGCGTTCGGCGAGCTTCCTCAGCAGCCGGGGGTCCTCGGCCGCGCGTACGCCGTGCCCGAGCCGGTTCGCGTACAGGTCGTCCAGACAGTCGCGGACGGACGACGGGCCGGTCAGCTCGCCGCCGTGCGGGGCGGACAGCAGCCCGCCTTCGCGGGCGATCGCGAACGCCCGGTCGAAGTCCCGGGCCATGCCCCTGCGTTCGTCGTTGGAGAGCCCGAAGCCGACCACCCCGCGGTCCGCGTACCGCACGGCCAGCCGGGCCAGGGTGCGGGCGTCCAGGGGGTGCTTCATCCGGTTCGCCGCGACGAGGACCCGCATGCCGAGCCCGGTCTCGCGCGATGTCGTCTCCACCGCGTCCAGGATGATCTCCAGCGCCGGGATCAGCCCGCCCAGCCGGGGCGCGTACGACGTCGGGTCGACTTGGATCTCCAGCCAGTGCGAGCCGTCCTTGAGGTCCTCCTCGGCGGCCTCCCGCACCAGCCGCTGGATGTCCTCCGGCTCCCGCACACACGACCGGGCCGCGTCGTACAGGCGCTGGAAGCGGAACCAGCCCCGTTCGTCCGTGGCCCGCAGCTTGGGTGGCTCCCCGCTGGTCAGCGCCTCGGTCAGTGCGTCCGGCAGGTGCACGCCGTACTTGTCGGCCAGTTCCAGCACGGTGGTGGCCCGCATCGACCCGGTGAAGTGCAGGTGCAGATGGGCTTTCGGCAGCTCAGAGACATCACGTACACGCTCCATTCAGCGATCCTGCCGTACGTCCCGGGCGTCTCGGTAGCACTTTCCCCGAACGTGGTCTTGCTCGCACAAAGCAGCGGGACCGCACGCCGGCGTCGGCATGCGGTCCCGTGGGGGAGACGGACGTCAGTCCCTGGCCTCCGCCAGCAGCTTCTGGATACGGCTCACGCCCTCGACGAGGTCCTCGTCGCCCAGCGCGTACGACAGCCGCAGATACCCCGGGGTGCCGAAGGCCTCGCCCGGCACCACCGCGACCTCGGCCTCCTCCAGGATCAGCGCGGCCAGCTCGACCGAAGTCTGCGGACGCCTGCCGCGGATCTCCTTGCCGAGCAGCGCCTTCACCGACGGGTACGCGTAGAACGCGCCCTCGGGCTCCGGGCAGACGACGCCGTCGATCTCGTTGAGCATCCGGACGATCGTCCTGCGGCGCCGGTCGAAGGCCTCGCGCATCGTCTCGACGGCCGACAGGTCGCCGGAGACGGCGGCCAGGGCGGCGATCTGCGCCACGTTGGAGACGTTCGAGGTGGCGTGCGACTGCAGGTTCGTCGCGGCCTTGACGACGTCCTTCGGGCCGATGATCCAGCCCACCCGCCAGCCGGTCATCGCGTACGTCTTGGCGACGCCGTTGACGACGATGCACTTGTCGCGCAGCTCGGGGAGGATCGCCGGCAGCGAGGTGAACGTCGCGTCGCCGTAGACGAGGTGCTCGTAGATCTCGTCCGTCATGACCCACAGGCCGTGCTCGACGGCCCAGCGGCCGATCGCCTCGGCGTCCTCGGCGCTGTAGACCGCTCCGGTCGGGTTCGAGGGGGAGACGAACAGGACGACCTTCGTCCGCTCCGTGCGGGCCGCCTCCAACTGCTCGACGGAGACGCGGTAACCGGTCGTCTCGTCGGCCACCACGTCCACCGGGACGCCGCCGGCCAGCCGGATCGACTCCGGGTACGTGGTCCAGTACGGGGCCGGGACGATGACCTCGTCGCCCGGGTCGAGGATCGCGGCGAAGGCCTCGTAGATGGCCTGCTTGCCGCCGTTGGTGACCAGGATCTGCGAGGCCTCGACCTCGTAGCCGGAGTCACGCAGCGTCTTCGCGGCGATCGCGGCCTTCAGCTCGGGCAGACCCCCGGCCGGCGTGTACCGGTGGAACTTGGGGTTCTTGCAGGCCTCGATCGCGGCCTCGACGATGTAGTCCGGGGTCGGGAAGTCGGGCTCGCCGGCGCCGAAGCCGATCACCGGACGCCCGGCGGCCTTCAGGGCCTTGGCCTTGGCGTCCACGGCGAGGGTGGCGGACTCGGAGATCGCGCCGACTCGGGCGGAGACCCGGCGGTCGGTGGGAGGGGTTGCAGCGCTCATGGGGCCCATGGTTTCAGACCGGAAACGGGCCCGGCACACGGGTTTCACGGACTGGTCAGCCGACCGGTCAGCAAAGAGAACATCCGAAGGAATCCGATCAAGGCCGCTTTCCGTTCGACGAGGCGCTCAAGACCACGTACACTCACACGTCGTTGGCCTTCGACAGCCGCGCCACATCAGGTGCACACCGAGCACCCGGGCGGATGCGGTACGTTGGGGACACACAAAGGGTCGTAGCTCAATTGGTAGAGCACTGGTCTCCAAAACCAGCGGTTGGGGGTTCAAGTCCCTCCGGCCCTGCTACACACTCCGTCACCAGGATGTGTGCGCAGCGCATGTACGTACAGCAATGCACTCGCCGTGCGGCTCAGACCGGGCGCGGCACGGCCACGACCCGGGAACAGGTGAGGACGAATGGCGGACGCCGTGGGCTCCATCGACACGCCTGATGCCCAGGACGAGGCGCCTGAGGCGAAGAAGAAGGCTCGTAAGGGCGGCAAGCGCGCCAAGAAGGGCCCGCTGAAGCGCCTCGCGCTCTTCTACCGCCAGATCGTTGCGGAGCTCCGCAAGGTCGTATGGCCCACTCGAGGTCAGCTGACGACGTACACCACCGTGGTGATCGTGTTCGTCGTCATCATGATCGGCCTGGTGACCGTGATTGACTATGGACTCAGCCACGCCGCCAAGTATGTCTTTGGCTGAGCCTAGAGCGAAGGGCGCCGAGGTATCCGGCGCCCCTTTCGCATGTTCCACCCCTATGTATCCAGGAAGAAGCAGCCACCGTGTCTGACCAGAACCTGAACGACGCCATCGAGCCGAACGAGTCCGTGGACGACGAGCTCGACATCGTCGAGGGCTCGGACGAGGTGGACGAGTTCGAGGCTGCCGAGGCCGACGCGGGCGAGCCCGCGGAGGAAGCCGCGCTGCACGTCGAGGACGAGGACGCCGCGGGCGCCGAGGACGATGACGCCGACGAGGCCGTCGCCGAAGAGTCCGAGGAAGCCGAAGAGGAAGAGCCGGCCGAGCCGGTCGACCCCGTCGTCGCCCTGCGCGAGGAACTGCGCACCCTCCCCGGCGAGTGGTACGTCATCCACACGTACGCCGGCTACGAGAACCGCGTGAAGACCAACCTGGAGCAGCGCGCCGTCTCGCTGAACGTCGAGGACTTCATCTTCCAGGCCGAAGTGCCGCAGGAAGAGGTCGCGCAGATCAAGAACGGCGAGCGCAAAACCATCCGTCAGAACAAGCTCCCCGGCTATGTGCTGGTGCGCATGGACCTGACGAACGAGTCCTGGGGCGTCGTCCGCAACACCCCCGGCGTCACCGGCTTCGTGGGCAACGCCTACGACCCGTACCCGCTGACCCTGGACGAGATCGTCAAGATGCTCGCCCCGGAGGCCGAGGAGAAGGCCGCCCGTGAGGCCGCCGAGGCCGAGGGCAAGCCGGCTCCGGCCCGCAAGGTCGAGGTCCAGGTGCTGGACTTCGAGGTGGGCGACTCGGTCACCGTCACCGACGGCCCCTTCGCCACGTTGCAGGCCACGATCAACGAGATCAACGCCGACTCGAAGAAGGTCAAGGGCCTCGTCGAGATCTTCGGCCGCGAGACCCCGGTCGAGCTCAGCTTCGACCAGATCCAGAAGAACTAGCTCCTTCTGGAACACACGCCTCCGACCAGGTCAGGCGGGCTGTCACAGCTCGCCTGACCTGCTCGGTTTTTGGCCGCGCAGAGATACCCGTTATCGTTGTGCGGTATGCCTCCATCCGGATCATCCGGACCGGAAGGCTGAAAAAACTCTCACTAGGACCCGGAGAGAGCAATGCCTCCCAAGAAGAAGAAGGTCACGGGGCTCATCAAGCTCCAGATCAACGCCGGTGCGGCCAACCCCGCGCCGCCGGTCGGCCCCGCGCTCGGCCAGCACGGCGTCAACATCATGGAGTTCTGCAAGGCCTACAACGCCGCGACCGAGTCGCAGCGTGGCTGGGTGATCCCGGTGGAGATCACGGTCTACGAGGACCGCTCCTTCACCTTCGTCACCAAGACGCCGCCGGCCGCGAAGATGATCCTCAAGGCCGCGGGTGTCGAGAAGGGCTCGGGCGAGCCGCACAAGACCAAGGTCGCCAAGATCACCGAGGCGCAGGTCCGTGAGATCGCCACGACCAAGCTTCCCGACCTGAACGCCAACGACCTGGACGCCGCGTCGAAGATCATCGCCGGCACCGCCCGCTCCATGGGCATCACGGTCGAGGGCTGATCCCCAGCCCCGTAGCACCTTCGTAGCACCGTGGCAGGGCCTGCTCGGCCCGTACCACGACTCCTCAAGACACACTGGAGCAGTAGTGAGCAAGCGCAGCAAGTCCCTCCGCGCTGCGGACGCCAAGATCGACCGGGAGAAGCTCTACGCCCCGCTCGAGGCCGTCCGTCTCGCCAAGGAGACCTCCACGAGCAAGTTCGACGGCACCGTCGAGGTCGCCTTCCGCCTGGGTGTCGACCCGCGCAAGGCCGACCAGATGGTCCGTGGCACCGTGAACCTGCCGCACGGCACCGGCAAGACCGCCCGGGTCCTGGTCTTCGCGACCGGTGACCGTGCTGCGGCCGCGGAGGCCGCGGGCGCCGACATCGTCGGCTCCGACGAACTGATCGACGAGGTGGCGAAGGGGCGTCTGGACTTCGACGCCGTCGTCGCCACCCCGGACCTCATGGGCAAGGTCGGCCGCCTCGGCCGCGTCCTCGGCCCGCGTGGTCTGATGCCCAACCCGAAGACCGGCACCGTGACCCCGGACGTGGCCAAGGCCGTGACCGAGATCAAGGGCGGCAAGATCGAGTTCCGCGTCGACAAGCACTCGAACCTGCACTTCATCATCGGCAAGGCGTCCTTCGACGACGACAAGCTGGTGGAGAACTACGGCGCGGCGCTGGAGGAGATCCTCCGTCTGAAGCCGTCCGCCGCCAAGGGCCGCTACATCAAGAAGGCCGCGATCAGCACCACGATCGGCCCCGGCGTCCCGGTCGACCCGAACCGCACCCGGAACCTTCTCGTCGAGGAGGACCCGGCCGCGGTCTGAACCTGACGGTTCGCCCGAGTCGGCGACGAGCCCCGCAACCTTTCGAGGTGCGGGGCTCGTCCCTTTTTGTCGTACCTCTCTTTCTTCGTACGACTGTCGGTGCTGTGCGTTAC contains these protein-coding regions:
- a CDS encoding UDP-N-acetylmuramate dehydrogenase produces the protein MQELHDAPLAPLTTFRLGGPATRLVTATTDAEVIAAVREADAAGTPLLIVGGGSNLVIGDKGFEGTALRIATRGCELTGTRLELAAGEVWSDAVARTVAAGLAGIECLAGIPGSAGATPIQNVGAYGQEVSSTITEVIAYDRRAGETVTLAAEECAFSYRHSRFKADPDRYVVLRVRFELEDADGLSAPLKYAETARALGVGPGDRVPLADARETVLTLRAGKGMVLDAEDHDTWSAGSFFTNPILTDADFAAFHARVKERLGEGAEPPAYPAGQGHTKTSAAWLIDKAGFTKGYGSGPARISTKHTLALTNRGEATTEDLLALAREVVAGVRDAFGVTLVNEPVMVGVGL
- a CDS encoding adenosine deaminase, whose product is MERVRDVSELPKAHLHLHFTGSMRATTVLELADKYGVHLPDALTEALTSGEPPKLRATDERGWFRFQRLYDAARSCVREPEDIQRLVREAAEEDLKDGSHWLEIQVDPTSYAPRLGGLIPALEIILDAVETTSRETGLGMRVLVAANRMKHPLDARTLARLAVRYADRGVVGFGLSNDERRGMARDFDRAFAIAREGGLLSAPHGGELTGPSSVRDCLDDLYANRLGHGVRAAEDPRLLRKLAERGVTCEVCPASNVALGVYEKPEDVPLRTLFDAGVPMALGADDPLLFGSRLAAQYEIARRHHAFTDEELAELARQSVRGSAAPEDVRRKLLSGVDDWLAS
- a CDS encoding pyridoxal phosphate-dependent aminotransferase: MSAATPPTDRRVSARVGAISESATLAVDAKAKALKAAGRPVIGFGAGEPDFPTPDYIVEAAIEACKNPKFHRYTPAGGLPELKAAIAAKTLRDSGYEVEASQILVTNGGKQAIYEAFAAILDPGDEVIVPAPYWTTYPESIRLAGGVPVDVVADETTGYRVSVEQLEAARTERTKVVLFVSPSNPTGAVYSAEDAEAIGRWAVEHGLWVMTDEIYEHLVYGDATFTSLPAILPELRDKCIVVNGVAKTYAMTGWRVGWIIGPKDVVKAATNLQSHATSNVSNVAQIAALAAVSGDLSAVETMREAFDRRRRTIVRMLNEIDGVVCPEPEGAFYAYPSVKALLGKEIRGRRPQTSVELAALILEEAEVAVVPGEAFGTPGYLRLSYALGDEDLVEGVSRIQKLLAEARD
- the secE gene encoding preprotein translocase subunit SecE, translating into MADAVGSIDTPDAQDEAPEAKKKARKGGKRAKKGPLKRLALFYRQIVAELRKVVWPTRGQLTTYTTVVIVFVVIMIGLVTVIDYGLSHAAKYVFG
- the nusG gene encoding transcription termination/antitermination protein NusG, which codes for MSDQNLNDAIEPNESVDDELDIVEGSDEVDEFEAAEADAGEPAEEAALHVEDEDAAGAEDDDADEAVAEESEEAEEEEPAEPVDPVVALREELRTLPGEWYVIHTYAGYENRVKTNLEQRAVSLNVEDFIFQAEVPQEEVAQIKNGERKTIRQNKLPGYVLVRMDLTNESWGVVRNTPGVTGFVGNAYDPYPLTLDEIVKMLAPEAEEKAAREAAEAEGKPAPARKVEVQVLDFEVGDSVTVTDGPFATLQATINEINADSKKVKGLVEIFGRETPVELSFDQIQKN
- the rplK gene encoding 50S ribosomal protein L11, which codes for MPPKKKKVTGLIKLQINAGAANPAPPVGPALGQHGVNIMEFCKAYNAATESQRGWVIPVEITVYEDRSFTFVTKTPPAAKMILKAAGVEKGSGEPHKTKVAKITEAQVREIATTKLPDLNANDLDAASKIIAGTARSMGITVEG
- the rplA gene encoding 50S ribosomal protein L1 yields the protein MSKRSKSLRAADAKIDREKLYAPLEAVRLAKETSTSKFDGTVEVAFRLGVDPRKADQMVRGTVNLPHGTGKTARVLVFATGDRAAAAEAAGADIVGSDELIDEVAKGRLDFDAVVATPDLMGKVGRLGRVLGPRGLMPNPKTGTVTPDVAKAVTEIKGGKIEFRVDKHSNLHFIIGKASFDDDKLVENYGAALEEILRLKPSAAKGRYIKKAAISTTIGPGVPVDPNRTRNLLVEEDPAAV